The Trachemys scripta elegans isolate TJP31775 chromosome 24, CAS_Tse_1.0, whole genome shotgun sequence region CACAGTGGGCACCCAAcgtgtgcagcacaaacccatgTCTGAAGTGCAGCACCCCTGAGTCACACCTCCCCTAAAGTAGACGGGATCAGGTCACACACTGAGCCAGCTGCCTCTGccattttgattttgtaaaacTAAATGTATTTGAAGTTACAGAAACACAAGACAATTGTTATCTGCAGCAAAAGCAGCACATCTTGTTCCCACATTGGGGAGCCAATATTCTCTTCAGCTGTTTTTTAAATCCACAAAGTTCTCCTACACTGAGATGCTGTCTCCCAAGTTTCAGCCCAGGGCAAATATTAAGGGCTGGTTTCTATAAAGGGACTATAGTAGATCACAGACAGATGtaatataatattaatatataaCATAACATGGCTATTGTGAGCGGATATTAACACTGAAAAACAGTCATTTTGGAAGGTCTCACATCGTCACAGGACAATGACATTACAAGCTGGGGATATTAAACAAGAGGTCACACTTTCAGAAGTGCCAAAGTGACAAGTCACGTTGGAAAACGGGACTTAGGAACTTCTGAAAGTATTACCCCAGATGCCCACCCAACTCCCTGCACCTTAGACAGACACATACATGCAGCTCCATCAAGGCTACTCACAAGGTGTCGGATTCCGTTCCAGGTGTGGTAGGTGATGGGGAAAGCCAAAGCAAACTTAGCAGAGTAGATAAGAGCAGGCCCCAGACTGAGCGACTTCACAAATGCCAGGTAATAGGGGAACTGTTCCGGGAGAATCAAGGCAGCCAGACCAAAGAGAGACACCCCTGGAAAAGAAAGAACCCACAAGTCAAACCAGCTTCCAATGGTAGCCAGCAGCTTACTCACCAGGAAAGAGAGCCCTGCAAGATAATCAGcactccccagctgggagccaggggttcCTACTCTGGGGCCTGAAAAGCCAATGCAAACAAAATGAGCCAACTTCTTCTCCCACTCTCCTGGTTCCTCTGTATCAGTACAGCACAGCTCCCACAGGGAGCGGCCTTCAATTCTGCATGTCATAGTGAGGAGCTAAAAGGAGAGTTACTTTTAGGTGATTAGTGCAGGAGAGGTCACTTTTTGCTCTGACACACTTATGCCTTTAAGAACAATTCCAGTCTCAGCTTGGCTAAATAAACAAATAGCAACAGAATAGAAGGTGTGAGGTCACTTTGTTACCACAGTGTTaccccctgaagtcaataaggctaTTAAGTACCTTACTGTTGGCCCCAGTCCAGCCAACACTGAAGTATGGGAGTAACTAGACTCATGCGAGTAGCCCCCAGTGACTATTCCTGAGAGTACAGTGACACACGCTCaagcatttgcagaatcagggccttagtgcaTAAGCCGAACTACCTGGGAATGCAAGTTTCAGAGGATCCCCTCAATGTCTGAAATGTAAGAGAGGAGCTCCACCAGAAAGTCCTCGAGAGTCCAGAATAGCAGGACAAAAATATCCACTCGCCAATCACTAACCAAACAGACAGTTTGGCAGGAGCCAAGCCCAGCAGCCCAATGGCATGTGAAGAGGCTGGCACACAAAGAGACGGCTTGACATAAGTGAGCACGCTAGCTGGAGAAGTGGTGGCAGCTTCTGTCATTTCTAGGCCAAGAGGCTTTTTACAGATGGTGCTGCTAAAAGAATGGGAGTGATCAAAGAAAGAAGAGCTAGCCAAGCCGTGATTAACCCTGCGTTCAGTGGAGCCCGATTGCTCTCCTCTGGTACGCGGGCTTAAGCAGCTCTATCTGCAGTGGTGCCAGCGCCTCCACGCCAACTAGctgcttcccagctcagccactcgTGGTTTCAATGGCATCTGTGTTTGCCTTGAGAAAGTGCAGGAATCAAGTGCTCATGTAATTGCTGGCCTGGCCGGTGAAAGCAGAGCTCCCTGCTCTGTTCCATTTTGTTGGCTGCACAGCTGTCTGGTGAGACAGTGCAGCCAGTGTGGGGTTACCCTTTGGATTCTAAAGGCCTGGGGAGGAGGCCTCTTGCTGTTCCCATGGCAGAGGTCAACAAAGGGCTCATTTTGTAAGTGAGTAATAAATCCTCTTTTACAGGCAATGGCAACTTTGTGAGCTTGAACAACAACTAGCGGGTTCGAAAGCACACTAGCTACTGGCCAAGCGCCCCACACAGAAGGGCAGGCATTTCCCAGCCCTCTGGGGAAGGAGTAGCTTTGGGCTGAGGAGAATGACCAACAGGACTGCAAGGCTTGGACCATGTTGACAAACTACCTCtctgcctggcacaatgggtgTCACTCCTCCTGGTATGGTATTACGGCGAAGGGCACATGGGCTAACTCAAAGGGCATTAGGGAATAAACCCGCTGATCCAGCAAGGAGATAAATTGTACTGACGTAACAGAGTGATCTGCAGCAAGCACTCACGTCGGGTTAAACACTGCTGGGCTCATTGGAGCTAATTCTTGTAACCGAATTCAGACTCTGCGGCTCATGCTGCTGACATTTGGCACCTGGCTGGACCTTCAGCTTTTTGTGACAATGCCTAGCTGCACAGATTAGCAATTCTGGGGTTTAACTGAGTGAAAGCCAAGAGGGAGGCAGGGATCACATGGTCAGTTCAAGCCTTGAGGCCCAACCTACACTAGACCCCCTTCAACAAGCACTTCTGTGTAATGAGTCCATCTGGAAACAGCACCAAGGTTTCTAGTGCCATTTTTATCCAATCTTTAGTTAAATTCCCCCACTGGCAGAAACAGAAGTTTTCTGGTCCTGAGACACAAGGTTTGCTGTGGATTTCATTTCAGATTCCACCCATCTTGTGGAAagcaagtaagtgtgtgtgtgtgtttgtttgtttgtttggtttttttttggggggggggaggagggtcacCTCTCCCCAAAGACAGTCCCCACAttccagggccagctttaggagttgatggagggggagggctggTGAAGTTATTCTTAGCAGCCCCTCactctctccctttccttcctgATCATTTTGCTCCAACAGCAGCACACCACAAAGACCTGAGTTAAATTTGGTACGAAGTCACAagtggggggctgcaggggctcATGCAAACCTCTTAGCCATGGGTTTCCCTACAATCCACTgttgtaacagggttcaaaaaagaactagataagttcctggaggatgggcagggatagtgtccctagcctctgtttgccagaagcagggaatgggcgacgggatggaacACCTGATGATTACTTGTCTGTTCATTCTCTCggcagcacctggcattggccactatcggaagacaggatactgggcttgatggacctttggtctgacccagtatggccgttatgtATCCTGCTTTTTATGCAGAAGTTGTGTTCCTGCTCTGAAAATACCCTGCAAGTCAGCACTGCCCCCAAACACCTTGACCGTTAGAGTAAGTCTATATAGAGAGcaacagcaagtctcagagtccaggtcgCCAGACTTGGGCTATCACACTAAAAAAAGCTGTGTAGACCTTACAGCACAGGCTCTAAAACCCACccccctccctaggcttcagagtctGAGCTGCAGCGTCTACATAGCTCTTTTTAGCACGGTagtccaagccccacaagcctgagtctgttGACCTGAGCTCcgagactcgctgccatgggcCGTGTAGACAAACCCCCTGCAGCTGGAGCACAGGAGAGCAGAGTTCCAGCCATAGCTCTGCACTGGCTCTTGTCACTTGGGCCCACATTTACGAGCGTGCCTATGGCTAAATTTTCAAGTGGCCTCTCCCTTTGGGCGCTCAACTTCCAACCCCTGGGGCCAAATccttagaggtgctgagcacccacagctcccattgacttcaactgtgGTTGCAGGTCCTCACAGCTTTCCAGGTGTTGGAAATCAGGCATCTAAAGGGAACGTCCAGTTCGGAAAACATAGGCCTTGGCCTCAGCGCCTGTTCCCACCTGTATTGCTGCCTCGCTCTCGGGTCCCGGGAGAAAGAACTCTAAGGGTGAAGCTCCTTTTGCTCAGACTCCCTCGCAGCCCTCCCCTACAAACacagctccacctcttccctgcagGCTGAGCAGTAGCACAAACACTTTAAAGAGCCAGATGCTTTACACAGCCAGGGAAAAAGGAAGGGCCACAGGAGAATGAGGGTCAGAAAGACTAAGGTTTCAACATTAGTGTTTTGGTTAAATGGTACAAGATCAAATTATCTGTTTGGACATGGTTTAGCGGCCCCAATTCTGGTGCCACCTACTCCCCCACCTAGGGTGCACTATCAGTCTCTCTGTAGGGGTCCCTAATTGGGAAGGCAGCAGTTGTGTCTGTATAAGACCTACACCAATGGGATCTTGATCCATGACGAAGGCTCCtaagcactacagtaatacaaataataaatacctgCAGAAAGCTTAGAAAACCCAATTGAATCTGAACTTGCTCTTTCAATTCATACCTGATGAGTGGCTTCCCCACACTGGGGTTCTTGCTTTGGGCAGTAGCCCTTTAACGGGAAGCCAAGGCAAAGCAAAAGCGAACCCCACTTTGCATTTATACTAATGCACCCCATGTGAGAGCCAGTCCCCGGCAGACAAAAATGAGGCCCTGGGAGggtaaatgacttgctcaagcaAGGCAGTGGCAGATTTCAGACCAGAATGCAGgttttctgactcccagtctcccATGCTCTAACCAATAGAAAATGCTGCCTCCTTGACTTTCCCAGGAAGGGTACCACTTACATATGGCACACATGTGCAGGGCACCAGGTCTGACAAGGTACAGGAGTCTGGACACTAATATATAGAGCTCTGCACGGATACACAGTTTATAACTgaggatataaagtggatatccgaGGTGCTTCAGGGCCAGTGACCAGGCCCTGAACCGCAGCggcgaaagcagcagcatgtcgggCCACCACTTGCAGGAGCCAGCGCCCAGCCTGGGCAGCTCCGAGGAGGAGACTgtaccacccagccctgcccactgctcACCAGCAGCTATCCCTCGTCCCACTAGTGTGTGCAAGCGGCTAGCACGCTCCCAGACAGGAGACACACACTGCTGCATGGACGGGACAGGAGCATGCAAGCCCCTATcatgaccagggacagctgccagtgAGCCTGGTGCCCACCCCAATGATCAGGGGGTGGAGGCGGTACAGCCACACCAGAGGAGCTGCCCAGGCTGGGAGCGGTGGcccaacatgctgctgctttcgctACTGCAGTTCCTGGCCCACTCACTGGCTATGGCCCTGCTGGTCTCGCGCATTGTcactagagccctgcagctccatggATATCCACTTTGTAACCATGGATATAAATtgtgtatccacgcagggctctactAGAGTATGTGGCAAGACACAGCTTGCAGAAGGAAAAGAATGAGATTAGGAGCAATAGGTATTTATTTGTGCAGTCAGTACAGCCCATtacagagcccagctgtggcaactacagcagaGACACTCCAACTCCTTGCCTTGAGGGCAAGGAGAGACGAGGTAATCAACAGAATGAAAGTCAAGTTGTCTCAGGATTAGTGATTGCAAATGGAAGCTCTCTATACTGATGCTGACCAAGGCCCGTCTACTCCCGAAGGTACCTGAGGCAAAGAATCACACACCTGCACTCATTGCAACACCAGTGCCACGGTGGCCGATGGACATCATCATGGGCAGAGACCACCTGCAAAACAACAGACCTTGTCAGAAAGAGGAGCCACTCATGGAGTGTGGGTGATATGCAAACAGCACATCTGGGGTGTCTGAAGCATGCTAGAGGTGAGATAGTCTAGGGAGAAGCCTGAGGTAATGTGAGGGTGAAGGACAGGCTGGAAGCCTTCCAGACAAACTGGGAACTCACATAAACTTGTTGAGAAGGGGCGCAGAGGCAGAGGCATGACCAATCTATTCCCAGACCGCTCTGTGCTTCTGGCTGTGTATTTCTGCACTCAGAATTATTCAAGGAATCTAGCCAAAAGGAAAATAGGCGGGGAATTTGCAGGGGTGGCTCAGGAATGACAAACCCCACTGGCAGGAATCCTGGGAGGGAGAAAGCCCATGTTTGCTGGGAGGGCTtaaagggagggaggatggggagagagTGCAATGCTGCTGCCAATTCAGAGGGGAAGGACAGGATTCAGGCTCCCAGACACATACCCAGAAATGAGAAAAATCCCAACACAACAGGAAATTCACCACAAGAGAATCAGATCATGGGAACAGCCCAATGCAGAGACACTGAGGTGGTGTGCTCTGGTGGCCTCACATGAtccccttcctgtgcctcaggTCACCCTAACACCCTTTGGACTCAGGTTTTTGGGGGAAATAATCCTTTGACCCGCTCTAGCGCCTTCCATCAAGGATGTTAGAGGGCTCTGAAGACATTAACTAGGGCTCACAACCCCTTGAGGTGGGTCAGTTTCATTACTGCCATTGCAGAGATGAAGAAACTGTCACAGGTGGGAAAGTAACACTCGGTCGCTCAAGGTCTCAGAATGTCTATGACAGAGCTAGAAAtacaacccaggtctcccacttctctgccttaaccacaaagcaGGTGCTCCCTGACGACTAAAGGGAACATACAGAGTTCTTTCCACATGAAGGGGAGGATGCAGAGGGTTAAGTCCTTTGCCAGATTCTGGGATGTAACCCCACAGAGATGCAGACGCCTCTGGAGTTCTTACTTGTAGATGGTGATATGAGGGGACATGGGACGGTTCGACTGAGTGTTTTTATCCCAAAAttgagccatctcctccttcGCTGTTGTTCCCATGGGGACCACGCTGGAACAAAAGGAGAGGCAGGAAGTCAGAGGAGTAAAAGGAAGAGCAACAGAATTAAGTGACTCAGATTTACCCTGTGCCCACGGAACATCACTGTCTGAGCAGGGCTGTTCCAGGTCCACAGGGCAACACCAGAGGGGCACTTCACCTTGCAGAGCTGTACATCCCAAGGGAGACACCTCACCCATCTCCACATCAGCACAAGTCAAACAGTCCACACACCATGCCCCTCCCACTCAGCAGCTTTTTGCTCTTTGCAGTTTTAGCCTGAAACAGGAAAACTACCTGAACCATGGGCACAGTTCTGAAAATGGGGCCAGCTCATAGCTGCCCTGCAAATCAGCACCTAGAAAAAGAACTAAAGGGCAGAATAAACATGACATCAGGTCTGCATGAAGCCCAAGGAAGATGCAGTGAGGCcatgagtgagaatggagatgTCAGGGAAGCAGGCTTCTGACATGAATTCATCTCCTCCATTCCCAGCTCATCGAggagtatttatttattaaaattattattaaatccaTCTATAGGT contains the following coding sequences:
- the SDHC gene encoding succinate dehydrogenase cytochrome b560 subunit, mitochondrial isoform X3 — its product is MGTTAKEEMAQFWDKNTQSNRPMSPHITIYKWSLPMMMSIGHRGTGVAMSAGVSLFGLAALILPEQFPYYLAFVKSLSLGPALIYSAKFALAFPITYHTWNGIRHLMWDMGKGFKIPQVYQSGVLVLVLTLLSSAGLAAM
- the SDHC gene encoding succinate dehydrogenase cytochrome b560 subunit, mitochondrial isoform X1, which translates into the protein MAASLLRHVGQRCLWTRLGPSLSVRHVVPMGTTAKEEMAQFWDKNTQSNRPMSPHITIYKWSLPMMMSIGHRGTGVAMSAGVSLFGLAALILPEQFPYYLAFVKSLSLGPALIYSAKFALAFPITYHTWNGIRHLMWDMGKGFKIPQVYQSGVLVLVLTLLSSAGLAAM
- the SDHC gene encoding succinate dehydrogenase cytochrome b560 subunit, mitochondrial isoform X2, giving the protein MPVLLARHVGQRCLWTRLGPSLSVRHVVPMGTTAKEEMAQFWDKNTQSNRPMSPHITIYKWSLPMMMSIGHRGTGVAMSAGVSLFGLAALILPEQFPYYLAFVKSLSLGPALIYSAKFALAFPITYHTWNGIRHLMWDMGKGFKIPQVYQSGVLVLVLTLLSSAGLAAM